In the Streptomyces formicae genome, one interval contains:
- a CDS encoding DUF4360 domain-containing protein gives MAGALLLTGAVAALFGSTLPAQNTSAILDPPPDKIVIEVATVNGSGCPAGTAAVAVSEDNTAFTVTYSDYLARAGAGADPTAFRKNCQLNLIVHVPQGFTYAIASADYRGYASLQPGAKGTEKASYYFQGSPQTAAISHEFKGVYNDNWQATDSTDWAQLVWAPCGVRRNFNINTELRVDVGSSDPAKSSFMTMDSTDGDISTVYHLAWKDCPRRP, from the coding sequence ATGGCTGGTGCACTGCTGCTGACCGGCGCCGTCGCGGCGCTGTTCGGCTCGACGCTGCCCGCGCAGAACACGTCGGCGATCCTCGACCCGCCCCCGGACAAGATCGTCATCGAGGTCGCCACGGTGAACGGTTCCGGCTGCCCCGCCGGAACCGCGGCCGTCGCCGTCTCCGAGGACAACACGGCGTTCACGGTGACGTACAGCGACTACCTCGCCCGCGCGGGTGCCGGGGCCGACCCCACGGCCTTCCGGAAGAACTGTCAGCTCAACCTGATCGTGCACGTTCCGCAGGGCTTCACCTACGCGATCGCCAGTGCGGACTATCGCGGTTACGCCTCGCTCCAGCCGGGTGCCAAGGGCACGGAGAAGGCGTCGTACTACTTCCAGGGCTCGCCCCAGACGGCCGCGATCAGCCACGAGTTCAAGGGCGTCTACAACGACAACTGGCAGGCCACGGACAGTACGGACTGGGCCCAGTTGGTGTGGGCGCCGTGTGGTGTGCGGCGCAACTTCAACATCAACACGGAGTTGCGGGTGGATGTGGGGTCGTCCGATCCGGCGAAGTCCAGCTTCATGACGATGGACTCGACGGACGGGGACATCAGTACCGTGTACCACTTGGCGTGGAAGGACTGCCCGCGTCGGCCGTGA
- a CDS encoding alpha-L-fucosidase: protein MRHRATGIALLLAVALVGTAAMSTASAVPNDAPAQDSARPAGPGTDHATDDPFTADRTNWFRQDRFGMFIHFGAYSNLEGEYKRPDGTVCRDAEWIKRQCDIPMDAYEKQAQGFNPADFDAKAVVKAAKDAGMKYIVITSKHHEGYAMWPTKVNDWNLRDHSSFDKNRDILAELKKASDDAGIKLGFYYSIWDWHDKDFADPATFPRYEKRMYAQLKELVDNYDPALLWFDGEWDTDNPHNPWTSKDGEKLEAYLRGLDPDLVINNRVGKRRVVDGDYGTPEQEIPGAPVDGQLWESCMTLNGHWGYARYDEDWKSARTLTRNLLSTTSRSGNYLLNVGPDARGRVPQPSVDRLKQMGDWLRTAGQGDAVFGARYGGLVEEPAWGSVSRKGDKLYAAVTQWPSAGGSLHLTARTAFTVKAARVLGSGQKVTVTKAGDGYDIKPSGAATNDTATVVELTVDPGPTARPGRGKGLKQEVFDNARFEGAPKVTRVDPTLNHAWKFAGSPDASIPADNFSVRWTGSIEPRRTETYTLTTISDDMARVWIDGKLVIDSWSPHEPRIDKAQVALTAGKRHSIKVEYAEQTGEAHLKLLWSSPGQEQQVVPKSQLYAR from the coding sequence ATGCGCCACAGAGCCACTGGAATCGCCCTGCTCCTCGCCGTGGCCCTCGTCGGCACGGCCGCCATGTCGACCGCGTCCGCCGTTCCGAACGACGCCCCCGCCCAGGACAGCGCGCGGCCCGCGGGGCCCGGCACCGACCACGCCACCGACGACCCCTTCACCGCCGACCGCACCAACTGGTTCCGCCAGGACCGGTTCGGGATGTTCATCCACTTCGGCGCGTACTCGAACCTGGAGGGCGAGTACAAGCGTCCCGACGGGACCGTCTGCCGCGACGCCGAGTGGATCAAGCGGCAGTGCGACATCCCCATGGACGCGTACGAGAAGCAGGCGCAGGGCTTCAACCCCGCCGACTTCGACGCCAAGGCCGTCGTCAAGGCCGCCAAGGACGCCGGGATGAAGTACATCGTCATCACGTCCAAGCACCACGAGGGCTACGCGATGTGGCCGACGAAGGTCAACGACTGGAACCTGCGCGACCATTCGTCCTTCGACAAGAACCGCGACATCCTCGCCGAGCTGAAGAAGGCATCCGACGACGCGGGCATCAAGCTCGGCTTCTACTACTCGATCTGGGACTGGCACGACAAGGACTTCGCGGACCCGGCCACCTTCCCCCGGTACGAGAAGCGCATGTACGCCCAGCTCAAGGAGCTGGTCGACAACTACGACCCGGCGCTGCTCTGGTTCGACGGCGAGTGGGACACCGACAATCCGCACAACCCGTGGACGTCCAAGGACGGCGAGAAGCTGGAGGCGTACCTCCGCGGCCTCGACCCCGACCTCGTCATCAACAACCGCGTCGGCAAGCGCCGCGTGGTCGACGGCGACTACGGCACCCCCGAGCAGGAGATCCCGGGCGCCCCGGTCGACGGCCAGCTCTGGGAGTCCTGCATGACCCTCAACGGCCACTGGGGATACGCCCGTTACGACGAGGACTGGAAGTCCGCCCGGACCCTGACCCGCAACCTCCTCTCCACCACCTCGCGCAGCGGCAACTACCTCCTCAACGTGGGACCCGACGCGCGCGGCCGCGTGCCCCAGCCCTCCGTCGACCGCCTGAAGCAGATGGGCGACTGGCTGCGCACGGCGGGCCAGGGCGACGCGGTCTTCGGCGCCCGCTACGGCGGTCTCGTCGAGGAGCCCGCCTGGGGTTCGGTCAGCAGGAAGGGAGACAAGCTCTACGCGGCGGTCACCCAGTGGCCATCGGCGGGCGGTTCCCTGCACCTGACGGCGCGTACGGCGTTCACGGTGAAGGCCGCCCGCGTCCTCGGCAGCGGCCAGAAGGTGACCGTCACCAAGGCGGGCGACGGCTACGACATCAAGCCGTCCGGCGCGGCCACCAACGACACCGCGACGGTCGTCGAGCTGACCGTCGACCCCGGACCCACGGCACGGCCCGGGCGCGGCAAGGGCCTCAAGCAGGAGGTCTTCGACAACGCGAGGTTCGAAGGCGCCCCGAAGGTCACTCGCGTCGACCCCACCCTCAACCACGCCTGGAAGTTCGCCGGTTCGCCGGACGCGTCGATCCCCGCCGACAACTTCAGTGTCCGCTGGACCGGTTCGATCGAGCCGCGCCGCACGGAGACGTACACCCTGACCACGATCTCGGACGACATGGCCCGCGTCTGGATCGACGGCAAGCTCGTCATCGACTCCTGGTCGCCGCACGAGCCGAGGATCGACAAGGCGCAGGTCGCCCTCACCGCGGGCAAGCGCCACTCGATCAAGGTCGAGTACGCGGAGCAGACGGGCGAGGCCCATCTGAAACTGCTCTGGTCGAGCCCCGGGCAGGAGCAGCAGGTCGTGCCGAAGAGTCAGTTGTACGCGAGGTGA
- a CDS encoding TetR/AcrR family transcriptional regulator — MANKRAPGHAETRDEWAAKIAALSEPGRTERQGKAPITVGRIMEAAFGLVEAEGFDALTMRRVAAALQTGPASLYAHVRNKAELDELLISELCGRVPVPEPDPARATEQMLEICRSLRDEYLRYPGISRVALASAPNSLEALRLSEGMLTILLAAGVPPRPAAWAIDAAFLYVSAYCFEVSLRYRPDSGADQRVLDRDAVAERYRMLPRDAFPSTVAHIEELTSGEGHERFEFTLTTLLGGLARGPIG; from the coding sequence ATGGCCAACAAGAGGGCTCCAGGTCACGCCGAGACGCGTGACGAGTGGGCGGCGAAGATTGCAGCGCTGAGCGAGCCGGGCAGGACCGAGCGGCAGGGCAAGGCCCCCATCACGGTCGGGCGGATCATGGAGGCGGCCTTCGGGCTCGTCGAGGCCGAGGGCTTCGACGCGCTGACCATGCGCCGGGTCGCCGCCGCGCTCCAGACCGGCCCCGCCTCGCTGTACGCACACGTACGCAACAAGGCCGAGCTGGACGAGCTGCTGATCAGCGAGCTGTGCGGCAGGGTGCCCGTGCCGGAGCCCGACCCGGCGCGGGCCACGGAGCAGATGCTGGAGATCTGCCGTTCCCTGCGCGACGAGTACCTGCGCTATCCCGGGATCTCCCGCGTCGCGCTGGCCTCCGCCCCGAACAGCCTGGAGGCGCTGCGGCTCAGCGAAGGCATGCTGACGATCCTGCTGGCCGCGGGGGTGCCGCCCCGGCCCGCCGCGTGGGCGATCGACGCCGCGTTCCTCTACGTCTCGGCCTACTGCTTCGAGGTGTCGCTGCGCTACCGCCCCGACAGCGGGGCCGACCAGCGCGTCCTGGACAGGGACGCGGTCGCGGAGCGGTACCGGATGCTGCCCCGTGACGCGTTCCCGAGCACGGTCGCCCACATCGAGGAGCTGACCTCCGGCGAGGGGCACGAGCGCTTCGAGTTCACCCTCACGACGCTGCTCGGCGGACTCGCGCGGGGGCCGATCGGTTAG
- a CDS encoding MFS transporter, producing MSSPRVTQERPAAEPSGAFRSLREAWVALVGLSAVFLFEMMSNTVLNVALPTIGRDLAAPTVALQWVTNGYSVVFGALMLVFGVVADRLGRRRVMLVGLALLGVASLATVAVTDTGELIAVRAVMGLAAAMTTPGTMAMAFRLFGEEGLRVRAITLISTVGMVGLAIGPTVGGLVLSFAPWQLLLLMNVPIVVLAIVGIRLGVPADDPADLHRAPADLAGGVLGTATIVLALVAPTLFEHSGAGSWAPWAAVAGFFAAAILFVVRERSTAHPLLDLALVARPKVSGGLAYKAAAGLANAGLAYLVTLQLQLDRGWSPALASLGMLPQVVVLIAGGPFVHRFVARVGIDRAAWISAGSVVAGLAVYTVFGTFGYPWVAAALVFVAAGLRVVGAAAGVNVLDGLPRNRTSTGAALLDTAAEVTAAAGVAVVGTVLAAVFVGNVTAGHWSSAQTGQFREAATVSGAVLTVVSAALVGWAIRRTRPGAVER from the coding sequence ATGTCGTCCCCACGCGTCACCCAGGAACGCCCGGCGGCCGAGCCGTCCGGCGCGTTCCGTTCCCTGCGAGAAGCGTGGGTGGCTCTGGTGGGCCTCTCCGCGGTCTTCCTGTTCGAGATGATGAGCAACACCGTCCTCAACGTCGCCCTGCCCACGATCGGCCGCGATCTCGCGGCTCCGACGGTCGCGTTGCAGTGGGTGACGAACGGCTACTCGGTGGTGTTCGGCGCGCTGATGCTGGTGTTCGGCGTGGTCGCCGACCGGCTCGGCCGCCGCCGCGTGATGCTCGTCGGCCTGGCCCTGCTCGGCGTGGCGAGCCTGGCGACGGTGGCCGTCACCGACACCGGCGAGCTGATCGCCGTCCGGGCCGTGATGGGCCTCGCGGCCGCGATGACCACGCCGGGGACCATGGCGATGGCCTTCCGGCTGTTCGGCGAGGAGGGGCTCCGGGTCCGGGCGATCACTCTGATCTCCACCGTGGGCATGGTCGGCCTGGCGATCGGCCCGACCGTGGGCGGCCTCGTGCTCTCCTTCGCCCCGTGGCAGCTCCTGCTCCTGATGAACGTGCCGATCGTGGTGCTCGCGATCGTCGGCATCCGGCTCGGCGTCCCGGCCGACGACCCCGCCGACCTGCATCGGGCGCCCGCCGACCTGGCCGGTGGCGTGCTCGGCACCGCGACGATCGTGCTCGCGCTCGTCGCGCCCACCCTGTTCGAGCACTCGGGCGCCGGATCGTGGGCGCCGTGGGCTGCCGTCGCCGGGTTCTTCGCGGCGGCGATCCTGTTCGTCGTACGTGAGCGATCGACCGCACACCCGCTGCTGGACCTCGCGCTCGTCGCCCGGCCCAAGGTCTCCGGCGGCCTCGCCTACAAGGCGGCCGCGGGCCTCGCGAACGCCGGGCTCGCCTACCTGGTGACCCTGCAACTGCAACTCGACCGGGGCTGGTCGCCCGCCCTCGCCTCCCTCGGCATGCTGCCCCAGGTCGTCGTGCTGATCGCGGGCGGCCCGTTCGTCCACCGCTTCGTCGCACGGGTCGGCATCGACCGCGCCGCCTGGATCAGCGCGGGGTCGGTCGTGGCCGGGCTCGCCGTCTACACCGTGTTCGGCACGTTCGGCTACCCGTGGGTGGCGGCCGCGCTGGTGTTCGTCGCCGCGGGCCTGCGGGTCGTCGGCGCGGCGGCCGGGGTCAACGTGCTGGACGGCCTGCCCCGCAACCGCACCTCGACCGGCGCGGCGCTCCTCGACACCGCCGCCGAGGTCACCGCCGCGGCCGGCGTCGCCGTGGTCGGCACCGTGCTCGCCGCGGTCTTCGTCGGCAACGTCACCGCCGGACACTGGAGTTCGGCGCAGACCGGGCAGTTCCGGGAGGCGGCCACCGTCTCCGGGGCGGTGCTCACGGTGGTTTCGGCGGCGCTGGTGGGGTGGGCCATACGGCGGACTCGCCCCGGGGCGGTTGAGCGGTAG
- a CDS encoding alpha-N-acetylglucosaminidase, with protein MPLPRRTFLTGIAGTAGAAVACSGSAADGVPSGGAPAPRGDAAADAARRLLPRHGDQLTFHATPAADADAFRVTGRPGDITVEGPTPAVQLAGLRHYLKHTAHANITWAGSQTDLPKRLPAPTRPLTGTANVPHRFVLNDTNDGYTGAYHDWAYWEREIDVLALHGYNEVLVYLGADTVQHRVFQEFGYTDEELRAWIPGPAHQPWWLLQNMSSFPHPVSRQLLDARAHLGRRVCDRLRELGMTPVLPGYYGTVPTGFTDRNPGARTVPQGEWVGFTRPEWLDPRTGHFARVAAAFYRAQDALLGPTTMYKMDLLHEGGKPGDVPVGDAAKGVEKALRTAHPGATWVILGWQHNPPKAITDAVDTERMLVVDGLSDRFPHVTDREADWGATPYTFGSIWNFGGHTALGANTPDWAALYEKWRTKDGSTMRGISLMPEAADNNPAAFELFSELAWRTGELDLKRWFSEWAEARYGARDPHATAAWDVLRRTAYGTTRADEWAEGADGLFGARPDLSATSAAAWSPKKMRYDPAEFEPALAELLAVRRDLRGSSAYRRDLLDVARQALSNRSRVLLPRIKEAYEGGDAARFDRLTRDWLDLMDLLERLVATDSRHLLGRWVADARSWGTTDKERAELAYDQLSLLTVWGTRAGADAGLRDYANREWAGLVGGLYRLRWSRYFAELRDALARGRAADVIDWYAVEEAWIRDPGRLATRPSGDTYAVAARVRRRLSGGE; from the coding sequence ATGCCACTGCCCCGCCGCACCTTCCTCACCGGCATCGCCGGTACCGCAGGCGCCGCCGTCGCCTGTTCCGGCAGCGCCGCCGACGGCGTTCCCTCCGGCGGCGCCCCCGCCCCGCGCGGGGACGCCGCCGCCGACGCGGCCCGACGACTGCTCCCCCGCCACGGGGACCAGCTGACCTTCCATGCGACCCCGGCCGCCGACGCGGACGCCTTCCGGGTGACCGGCCGCCCCGGCGACATCACCGTCGAAGGACCCACCCCCGCCGTCCAACTCGCGGGCCTGCGCCACTACTTGAAGCACACCGCGCACGCCAACATCACCTGGGCGGGCAGCCAGACCGACCTGCCGAAGCGGCTGCCCGCGCCCACCCGTCCCCTCACCGGCACGGCCAACGTCCCCCACCGCTTCGTACTCAACGACACCAACGACGGCTACACCGGCGCCTACCACGACTGGGCCTACTGGGAGCGCGAGATCGACGTGCTCGCGCTGCACGGCTACAACGAGGTCCTCGTGTACCTCGGCGCCGACACCGTCCAGCACCGCGTCTTCCAGGAGTTCGGCTACACGGACGAGGAGCTGCGCGCCTGGATCCCGGGCCCGGCGCACCAGCCGTGGTGGCTCCTGCAGAACATGTCGTCGTTCCCGCACCCCGTGTCGCGACAACTCCTCGACGCCCGCGCCCACCTGGGCCGCCGCGTCTGCGACCGGCTCCGCGAGCTCGGCATGACACCGGTCCTGCCCGGCTACTACGGCACCGTGCCGACCGGTTTCACCGACCGGAACCCGGGCGCGAGGACGGTCCCGCAGGGCGAGTGGGTGGGCTTCACCCGACCGGAGTGGCTGGATCCGCGCACCGGCCACTTCGCCCGCGTGGCCGCCGCGTTCTACCGCGCGCAGGACGCGCTCCTCGGCCCGACCACGATGTACAAGATGGACCTGCTCCACGAGGGCGGAAAGCCCGGCGACGTACCCGTCGGCGACGCGGCCAAGGGCGTCGAGAAGGCGCTGCGGACCGCCCACCCCGGTGCCACCTGGGTGATCCTCGGCTGGCAGCACAATCCCCCGAAGGCCATCACCGACGCCGTCGACACGGAGCGGATGCTCGTCGTCGACGGCCTCTCCGACCGCTTCCCCCACGTCACCGACCGCGAGGCCGACTGGGGCGCCACGCCGTACACCTTCGGCTCCATCTGGAACTTCGGCGGACACACCGCGCTCGGCGCCAACACCCCCGACTGGGCGGCCCTCTACGAGAAGTGGCGCACCAAGGACGGCAGCACGATGCGCGGCATCTCGCTCATGCCGGAGGCCGCCGACAACAACCCCGCGGCCTTCGAGCTCTTCTCCGAACTGGCTTGGCGCACAGGTGAGTTGGACCTCAAGAGATGGTTCAGCGAGTGGGCGGAGGCCCGCTACGGAGCGCGCGACCCGCACGCCACCGCCGCCTGGGACGTCCTGCGCCGCACGGCCTACGGCACGACCCGCGCCGACGAGTGGGCCGAGGGCGCCGACGGCCTGTTCGGCGCGCGCCCCGACCTGTCCGCGACATCGGCGGCGGCCTGGTCCCCCAAGAAGATGCGCTACGACCCCGCGGAGTTCGAGCCCGCCCTCGCCGAACTGCTCGCCGTGCGGCGGGACCTGCGCGGTTCGTCCGCGTACCGGCGCGACCTGCTCGACGTCGCGCGCCAGGCCCTCTCCAACCGGAGCCGCGTCCTGCTTCCTCGCATCAAGGAGGCGTACGAGGGCGGGGACGCGGCGCGCTTCGACCGGTTGACCCGCGACTGGCTGGACCTGATGGACCTGCTGGAACGCCTGGTCGCCACGGACTCCCGCCACCTCCTCGGCCGTTGGGTCGCCGACGCGCGATCGTGGGGCACCACCGACAAGGAGCGTGCGGAGCTCGCGTACGACCAGCTCTCCCTGCTCACGGTCTGGGGCACGCGCGCCGGGGCGGACGCGGGTCTGCGGGATTACGCCAACCGTGAGTGGGCGGGCTTGGTCGGCGGGCTCTACCGGCTGCGCTGGTCGCGCTACTTCGCGGAGTTGCGGGACGCGTTGGCGCGGGGGCGGGCGGCTGACGTGATCGACTGGTACGCCGTCGAGGAGGCGTGGATCCGCGATCCCGGTCGCCTCGCCACCCGCCCTTCGGGCGATACGTATGCCGTCGCGGCGCGGGTGCGGAGGAGGCTCTCGGGCGGGGAGTAG
- a CDS encoding alpha/beta fold hydrolase — protein sequence MSHIALPEPAFARTVVRGEGPGLLLAHGAGGSVAANYGPILDELGAGHTVVGVDFPGTGDTPRSTTPLSLDELADQLVAAAVAEGVDTFTLIGYSLGTAVAVRAAVRHPERVTGLVLTAPFARPNARLRLNATHWRDLYASGAHAPLAQFLVPLALGATVLESLPAADVDALVQGTAQSLPEGSAEHADLVTRVEVRDDLARVTVPTLVISTTEDLLVTPDLHREVAAGIPGAELVEIPTGHLPFAERPEEWLKLITAFLGERMR from the coding sequence ATGTCTCACATCGCCCTGCCCGAACCGGCCTTCGCCCGCACCGTCGTCCGCGGCGAAGGGCCTGGACTGCTCCTCGCCCATGGCGCGGGCGGCAGCGTCGCCGCCAACTACGGCCCGATCCTGGACGAGTTGGGCGCCGGTCACACCGTGGTCGGCGTCGACTTCCCGGGCACCGGCGACACCCCGCGCTCCACGACCCCGCTCAGCCTCGACGAACTGGCCGACCAACTGGTGGCCGCCGCCGTCGCGGAGGGCGTGGACACCTTCACGCTGATCGGGTACTCACTGGGCACCGCCGTCGCCGTCCGGGCCGCCGTCCGCCACCCCGAGCGGGTCACGGGCCTGGTCCTGACCGCCCCGTTCGCCCGGCCCAACGCCCGACTGCGCCTGAACGCCACGCACTGGCGCGACCTCTACGCCTCCGGTGCCCACGCACCCCTGGCACAGTTCCTCGTCCCCCTGGCCCTGGGGGCCACGGTCCTCGAATCGCTCCCCGCCGCCGACGTGGACGCCCTGGTGCAGGGGACCGCACAGTCGCTCCCCGAGGGCTCGGCCGAGCACGCCGACCTGGTCACCCGCGTCGAGGTCCGCGACGACCTGGCGCGCGTCACCGTCCCGACCCTGGTGATATCGACGACCGAAGACCTCCTCGTCACGCCCGACCTGCACCGCGAAGTCGCCGCGGGAATCCCGGGCGCCGAGCTGGTCGAGATCCCCACGGGCCACCTGCCGTTCGCCGAGCGCCCGGAGGAGTGGCTCAAGCTCATCACCGCGTTCCTCGGCGAGCGGATGCGCTGA
- the proP gene encoding glycine betaine/L-proline transporter ProP — MSAPEAPETPAPPAPEAVARHRALFRVIHRRKNPRLRQSDITVTEEAQVKRAVKATALGNAMEWYDFGVYAYLAVIIGKEFFPSGNDTAQTLSSLATFAAAFLVRPIGGMFFGPLGDRVGRKKILALTMIMMSAATLAIGLIPSYTTIGVWAPILLVLCRMVQGFSTGGEYGGAATFIAEYAPDKRRGFWGSFLEFGTLIGYTVAAVLVTTLTMLLSDDAMQSWGWRIPFMVAAPLGLIGLYLRMKLDESPAFQKMEEGEGPAAERQKKSFKDSFFGQWRAMLLCIALVAAFNITDYMLLSYMPTYLTQLGFGEAGGLMSIVIVMLILMALINSVGRLSDRIGRKPVLMAGSVGFFVLALPAFLLIKQGGTVAVFTGLLILGLALVCYLGVMSSSLPALFPTDVRYGSLSIGFNISVSLFGGTTPLVVAGLISATGNDLMPAFYTMLAGLVGIIAVAAMKETARQPLEGSPPSVATDEEARELVENQPQSQPQY; from the coding sequence GTGAGCGCGCCAGAAGCCCCCGAAACACCGGCACCCCCCGCTCCGGAGGCCGTCGCGAGACACCGCGCGCTCTTCCGCGTGATCCACCGCCGCAAGAACCCGCGGCTGCGCCAGTCGGACATCACCGTCACCGAGGAAGCCCAGGTCAAGCGCGCGGTCAAGGCGACCGCCCTGGGCAACGCCATGGAGTGGTACGACTTCGGCGTCTACGCCTACCTCGCCGTCATCATCGGCAAGGAGTTCTTCCCCTCGGGCAACGACACCGCGCAGACGCTGTCGTCCCTCGCCACCTTCGCGGCCGCCTTCCTGGTGCGCCCCATCGGCGGCATGTTCTTCGGCCCGCTCGGCGACCGCGTGGGACGCAAGAAGATCCTCGCGCTCACCATGATCATGATGTCGGCGGCGACGCTCGCCATCGGCCTGATCCCCAGCTACACCACGATCGGCGTCTGGGCGCCGATCCTGCTCGTCCTCTGCCGCATGGTGCAGGGCTTCTCCACGGGCGGCGAGTACGGGGGAGCGGCGACCTTCATCGCCGAGTACGCCCCCGACAAGCGGCGCGGATTCTGGGGCTCGTTCCTGGAGTTCGGCACCCTGATCGGCTACACCGTCGCCGCCGTCCTCGTCACCACCCTGACGATGCTGCTCAGCGACGACGCCATGCAGTCCTGGGGCTGGCGCATCCCCTTCATGGTGGCCGCGCCGCTCGGACTCATCGGCCTCTACCTGCGCATGAAGCTCGACGAGTCGCCCGCCTTCCAGAAGATGGAGGAGGGCGAGGGCCCGGCCGCCGAGCGCCAGAAGAAGTCCTTCAAGGACTCCTTCTTCGGCCAGTGGCGCGCGATGCTGCTCTGCATCGCGCTGGTCGCGGCGTTCAACATCACCGACTACATGCTGCTGTCGTACATGCCGACCTACCTCACCCAGCTCGGCTTCGGCGAAGCGGGCGGCCTGATGTCCATCGTCATCGTCATGCTGATCCTGATGGCGCTGATCAACTCGGTGGGCCGCCTCTCCGACCGCATCGGCCGCAAGCCGGTCCTGATGGCGGGCTCGGTCGGCTTCTTCGTCCTCGCCCTGCCCGCGTTCCTGCTCATCAAGCAGGGCGGCACGGTCGCGGTCTTCACCGGCCTGCTCATCCTCGGCCTCGCCCTGGTCTGCTACCTGGGCGTCATGTCGTCCTCGCTGCCCGCGCTCTTCCCGACGGACGTCCGCTACGGCTCCCTCTCCATCGGCTTCAACATCTCCGTCTCCCTCTTCGGCGGTACGACCCCGCTGGTCGTCGCGGGCCTGATCAGCGCCACCGGCAACGACCTGATGCCCGCGTTCTACACGATGCTGGCCGGTCTGGTCGGCATCATCGCCGTCGCCGCGATGAAGGAGACGGCGCGTCAGCCGCTCGAAGGCTCACCGCCGTCCGTCGCGACGGACGAGGAGGCGCGGGAACTGGTGGAGAACCAGCCCCAGTCGCAGCCGCAGTACTGA
- a CDS encoding DUF397 domain-containing protein, whose product MSTPELAWFKSSYSSGSSGDCLEVALTWRKSSYSSSGDGDCVEIAPCPTTIHVRDSKNPEGPRLALNPRAWAEFVAYAEGR is encoded by the coding sequence ATGAGCACCCCCGAACTGGCCTGGTTCAAGAGCAGTTACAGCAGCGGCAGCTCAGGCGACTGCCTTGAAGTCGCCCTCACCTGGCGCAAGTCGAGCTACAGCAGCAGCGGCGACGGAGACTGCGTAGAGATCGCCCCCTGCCCCACCACCATCCACGTCCGCGACTCCAAGAACCCAGAAGGCCCCCGGCTCGCCCTGAACCCCCGCGCCTGGGCGGAGTTCGTGGCGTACGCCGAGGGCCGTTGA
- a CDS encoding chitosanase: METPHISPRTTHTSRRTLLAFIGAAAVAGPIIATQTATATQTSPRINAGGLDDPAKKEIAMQIVCSAENSSLDWKKQYGYIEDIGDERGYTAGIIGFCSGTGDMLDLVELYTKRKPNNVLAKYLPALREVDGTDSHEGLDPTYTKDWAKAAKDPDFQKAQNDERDRVYFNPAVKQGKTDGIGVLGQFAYYDAIVMHGDGGDSTSFSNIRKRALRSAKTPAQGGDEVKYLNAFLDARVWAMKQEEAHEDTSRVDTAQRVFLKKGNLNLNTPLDWKVYGESFHIG; this comes from the coding sequence GTGGAGACCCCCCACATAAGCCCGCGCACCACCCACACCTCACGCCGCACCCTGCTGGCCTTCATCGGCGCCGCAGCCGTGGCGGGTCCGATCATCGCCACGCAGACGGCCACCGCGACCCAGACCTCCCCCAGGATCAACGCGGGCGGGCTCGACGACCCGGCGAAGAAGGAGATCGCGATGCAGATCGTCTGCAGCGCGGAGAACTCCTCGCTCGACTGGAAGAAGCAGTACGGCTACATCGAGGACATCGGCGACGAGCGCGGCTACACCGCCGGGATCATCGGCTTCTGTTCCGGCACCGGCGACATGCTCGACCTCGTCGAGCTCTACACCAAGCGCAAGCCGAACAACGTGCTCGCCAAGTACCTGCCCGCGCTGCGCGAGGTCGACGGCACCGACTCGCACGAGGGCCTCGACCCGACGTACACCAAGGACTGGGCGAAGGCCGCCAAGGACCCGGACTTCCAAAAGGCGCAGAACGACGAGCGCGACCGCGTCTACTTCAACCCGGCCGTCAAGCAGGGCAAGACCGACGGGATCGGCGTGCTGGGCCAGTTCGCCTACTACGACGCGATCGTCATGCACGGCGACGGCGGCGACTCCACCAGCTTCAGCAACATCCGCAAGCGCGCGCTGCGTTCGGCCAAGACGCCGGCCCAGGGCGGCGACGAGGTCAAGTACCTCAACGCCTTCCTCGACGCGCGCGTCTGGGCGATGAAGCAGGAGGAGGCGCACGAGGACACCAGCCGGGTCGACACCGCGCAGCGGGTCTTCCTCAAGAAGGGCAACCTCAACCTGAACACTCCGCTGGACTGGAAGGTGTACGGGGAGTCGTTCCACATCGGCTGA